The genomic region TCTTCGGGGAAGGAAGTTGATCTTTTTTCAAGATCAGTCAGATATTTTGATGCGTCCTTGTATGTCGAGATAAATCCAGAAGCCTTCGTCATGGATGCCCCAATTTCTGGCGAAGCCAAGATCGCATTCAGGAAGGTATAAGCATTGTCCAAGTTCGGTGCATTGTTGGCGATATTGTATGTGTAAACAAAACCGTAGGATCCCTCTCTTGGAATGGTCATCCCTAGTGGGAAGCCATCGTTGATTAGGGCTGCAGCAGGGCCATTCCAACTGTGACCTAATGTGATGTCCTGGTTGACAAACATTTGTTGCACCTCTGCGCCACTGTCGTAATACTTACGCACCAGAGGTTTCTTCTGAATCAAAAATTGCTTCGCTTCTTCAACGATTGCGGCCGCTTTATCTGGATCATTCAGATATGCCACCATGTTACCGTCATATCCAAGCATTAACATTACGATCGACATCATATCTTGAATGATGTAAGCAGTCTGCCCGGAATATTTTTCTGAGAAAAGCGTGTCCCAGGTCAGAGCTTCTTCCATGGAAACGAGCTCAGAGTTATAGGCTAGAACTTCCATTCCAGATAGAATGGGTGCTCCCCATTTCTCACCATTGATGGTTGCCCAGTCACTTTCTGAGAAGGTTGGGTTGATTTTACCCCAGTTTGTTAGTCGGTCCGTGTCAAGAGGGGCCAACAATTGATTGTCAATAAATTGCAGGAAGCGGTGCCCAGCAACTGTCATGATATCAACTGTTGGGTTTGGTTGCTCAGCAGCCAGTAAGTTGAATTGCTTGCCCTGGTCATCCACTAGGCGGATGTTAATTTTGATACCAGTTTCTGCTTCAAACTGTTTTTTGAAACTTTGCGGAACAAAATCGTTATAGGTCCAAATGTTGACTTCTCCACCAGAAGCTGAAGCCCGTCGAACATAGGCCGGACTAGCCATTGCTGCTCCAGCTAAAGCAGTCATCCCAATAAATTTTCGACGATTTAATTTGTAATCTGCCATTTCAAAACCTCCTAATTGGCTATTGCCTATATTTAACTCACCACGCACATCACAACTCCTCATCAATTTGAGAAGCTATTGTAGATTTTTTGATCTCTAATTTTGAATCCAGAAGACATCTTCTAAATCTACATTCATTCAAACAAGGCAGACCCTACCAGATTTAACTCCCGAGGAAAGTCAATAAAAACTTTGAACGATTGCGATTAATTTATGACTGAACTAAATTTTGGCAAAGTTAGAAAGTGGAATCCGCAATTGTTTAATTGATTTTCTGAAAACTGTCAGAGAATCCTTTCAATTCAGTATCCCAGTCAAGGACGCTCGCTGAAGATCTTGGAGACCATACTTTTCAAGATCAAGAGCAGCTAACAAATTGTTTTCTTTTGCAAAATCAACATTATACATCGCGGAAAAAATTTTGATTCCTGCTTCATGTAGTTTAGCTGGCCGTTCTGCGAGCCTACCGAGCAGTGAAGTTAACTGCAAACCATAGGGCACATCTTCAGTAACGTATCTGCTGTCTGCTGTAGCAGGCCCAATCCCCCCATTTCCCTGTTCATGCATCTGCTGATTCATCTCAGAAATCGAAGCTACTGGAACATGAAAACTGAGATGAAAATGTTCAAAAATTGTTTTCACCTTGAGACCTAGTTTTTCAGCTATTGCCAGACGTTCAAGATCCAACATCTCAAGCAACCGTCCCACTTTCGGAGTCACATTTTGGCCCTGACTCCAAACTTCACCCCTTTCCATGCGGGTGATGTTGCCCAACGCAATTCCAAGATGATTCTGAGGGTTGAGGTTGGAAAGTGAGATGGCCAACAACCCTGCACGGGGTTCGAAACGATCATCAAAAAGTTGCTGGCAGATAGTCATTGCATGACTTGACATACCCTCAGTTATCGTACATTGGTCTACCCGGCTGCGTACAGTATTCACCTTTACTACGGGTCCCTCCTCGCGTCTTCCAGTCACTGCAGTTGTGCCCCAAGCAGTAATTGGGATGGAAACTTCCCGCGCTTTGAGAAGTTGCATCAGATAGAGTGCTCCCATGGATGCGTGTGATGAAATAATCACTTGCTGACCTTGGGCAATGTGGGGTGCTAGCTCATCCATGACCTCTTTATGCCCCCAAGCCGGCAGCGCTAACATTAAGATTTGATTTTCAGCTACCAGTTCCTCCGCAGACCTAGCAATCATAGGATTGAAGAATAGTTCAATCGCTCCATGAGATGAAACTCCGGATTCTAGGCCATCTGTACCTTTTCCGGAAGGTGACCAGAGCATAGGTTGATGACCACGCTG from SAR324 cluster bacterium harbors:
- a CDS encoding extracellular solute-binding protein, producing MADYKLNRRKFIGMTALAGAAMASPAYVRRASASGGEVNIWTYNDFVPQSFKKQFEAETGIKINIRLVDDQGKQFNLLAAEQPNPTVDIMTVAGHRFLQFIDNQLLAPLDTDRLTNWGKINPTFSESDWATINGEKWGAPILSGMEVLAYNSELVSMEEALTWDTLFSEKYSGQTAYIIQDMMSIVMLMLGYDGNMVAYLNDPDKAAAIVEEAKQFLIQKKPLVRKYYDSGAEVQQMFVNQDITLGHSWNGPAAALINDGFPLGMTIPREGSYGFVYTYNIANNAPNLDNAYTFLNAILASPEIGASMTKASGFISTYKDASKYLTDLEKRSTSFPEDQLANLQFFRAEANKMKYGLVDPAVEAVKAA
- a CDS encoding NAD/NADP octopine/nopaline dehydrogenase family protein, encoding MSARLRVGIAGAGSIALGTAALLAQRGHQPMLWSPSGKGTDGLESGVSSHGAIELFFNPMIARSAEELVAENQILMLALPAWGHKEVMDELAPHIAQGQQVIISSHASMGALYLMQLLKAREVSIPITAWGTTAVTGRREEGPVVKVNTVRSRVDQCTITEGMSSHAMTICQQLFDDRFEPRAGLLAISLSNLNPQNHLGIALGNITRMERGEVWSQGQNVTPKVGRLLEMLDLERLAIAEKLGLKVKTIFEHFHLSFHVPVASISEMNQQMHEQGNGGIGPATADSRYVTEDVPYGLQLTSLLGRLAERPAKLHEAGIKIFSAMYNVDFAKENNLLAALDLEKYGLQDLQRASLTGILN